A part of Vulpes vulpes isolate BD-2025 chromosome 15, VulVul3, whole genome shotgun sequence genomic DNA contains:
- the TFF1 gene encoding trefoil factor 1: MEHRVIYVLVLVCVLTLSSLAQGQQETCTVAPHHRDNCGAPGITPSQCKDKGCCFDNTVRGVPWCYHPVAVDNPPEEECPF, from the exons ATGGAGCACAGGGTGATCTACGTCCTGGTGTTGGTCTGTGTGCTGACCCTCAGCTCCCTGGCCCAGGGCCAGCAGG AGACGTGCACGGTGGCCCCTCACCACAGAGACAACTGCGGCGCTCCGGGCATCACGCCTTCCCAGTGTAAGGACAAGGGCTGCTGTTTCGACAACACTGTTCGTGGGGTCCCGTGGTGCTACCACCCTGTGGCCGTGGACAACCCTCCCGAAG AGGAGTGCCCCTTCTAG